In Rhodobacter xanthinilyticus, a single window of DNA contains:
- a CDS encoding ureidoglycolate lyase, whose product MQIRAEPLTAAAFAPFGEVLEAAGPPDKIINAGLCGRFHDRATLDFGPAPGRAGISVFQAVPRALPYTFELLERHPEGSQAFLPMTADPFLIIVAPDAGGRPGAPRAFLTSGAQGINFRRGTWHGVLTPLAAPGLFAVVDRIGPSANLEEVVLPAPVTVLPEEPATP is encoded by the coding sequence ATGCAGATCCGCGCCGAACCGCTGACCGCCGCCGCCTTCGCCCCCTTCGGCGAGGTGCTCGAGGCCGCCGGCCCGCCCGACAAGATCATCAACGCGGGCCTCTGCGGGCGCTTTCATGACCGCGCCACGCTCGATTTCGGCCCCGCGCCCGGCCGCGCCGGGATCTCGGTCTTTCAGGCGGTGCCGCGCGCGCTGCCCTATACGTTCGAGCTGCTCGAGCGCCACCCCGAGGGCAGCCAGGCCTTCCTGCCGATGACGGCCGATCCGTTCCTGATCATCGTCGCCCCCGATGCGGGCGGGCGCCCCGGCGCGCCGCGCGCCTTCCTCACGAGCGGCGCGCAGGGCATCAACTTTCGCCGCGGCACCTGGCATGGCGTGCTGACCCCGCTCGCCGCGCCGGGCCTCTTCGCCGTCGTCGACCGGATCGGGCCGAGCGCCAACCTCGAGGAGGTGGTCCTCCCCGCGCCGGTCACCGTTCTGCCGGAAGAACCAGCAACGCCCTGA
- a CDS encoding DUF952 domain-containing protein has protein sequence MLIYKILRRPEWDALRAVGFTLGAPVDLADGFIHFSTAAQAPETAAKHFAGVADLVLAAVEAEALGPELKWEVSRGGALFPHLYRPLTLTEVVQVHDLPLGPAGHIFPEALQ, from the coding sequence ATGCTGATCTATAAAATCCTCCGCCGCCCCGAATGGGATGCCCTCCGCGCCGTCGGTTTCACCCTCGGCGCCCCCGTCGATCTGGCCGATGGCTTCATCCATTTCTCGACCGCCGCCCAGGCGCCCGAGACCGCCGCGAAACATTTCGCGGGCGTGGCCGATCTGGTTCTGGCCGCGGTCGAGGCCGAGGCGCTCGGCCCCGAGCTGAAATGGGAGGTCTCGCGCGGCGGCGCCCTCTTCCCGCATCTCTACCGCCCGCTCACGCTCACCGAGGTCGTGCAGGTCCATGATCTGCCGCTCGGGCCCGCGGGCCATATCTTCCCGGAGGCCCTGCAATGA
- the puuE gene encoding allantoinase PuuE, protein MIRYPRDMRGYGPNAPDAAWPGGAKVAISLVLNYEEGGENSILHGDAASEAFLSDIAGAAMWPGQRHWNMESIYEYGARAGFWRLHRLFTGMGLPITIYGVATALARNPEQVEAMKAAGWEIASHGLKWVEHKDMPEAEERRQITEAIALHTEVVGAPPTGWYTGRCSANTVRLTAETGIFDWISDTYDDDLPYWLEVGARDQLVIPYTLEANDMRFATSPGWIEGEMFFQYLKDSFDTLYAEGLEGRAKMFSIGLHNRLIGRPGKVAGLKRFLDYARTHDGVWFATRGQIAAHWAATHPHRRFARPSQMTRGQFVNAFGAIYEHSPWIAEQAWDLELGPAHDSAVGLGNALARAFRSASESQRLRVLRAHPDLAGKLAQAKRLTAESSAEQASAGLDALTDAERARFEALNTAYTARFGFPFIIAVRDHDKAGILRAFETRLANDADTEFATACAQVERIAGLRLKDLLP, encoded by the coding sequence ATGATCCGATACCCTCGCGACATGCGCGGCTACGGCCCGAACGCGCCCGATGCGGCCTGGCCGGGCGGCGCGAAAGTGGCGATTTCGCTGGTGCTCAATTACGAAGAGGGCGGCGAGAATTCGATCCTGCATGGGGATGCGGCCTCCGAAGCCTTCCTTTCCGATATCGCCGGCGCCGCGATGTGGCCGGGCCAGCGCCATTGGAACATGGAGTCGATCTATGAATACGGCGCCCGGGCCGGGTTCTGGCGGCTCCACCGGCTCTTCACCGGGATGGGCCTGCCGATCACCATCTACGGCGTCGCGACCGCCCTCGCCCGCAACCCCGAACAGGTCGAGGCGATGAAGGCGGCGGGCTGGGAGATCGCCTCCCACGGGCTGAAATGGGTCGAACACAAGGACATGCCCGAGGCCGAGGAGCGCCGCCAGATCACCGAGGCGATCGCCCTGCACACCGAGGTCGTGGGCGCCCCGCCGACGGGCTGGTACACCGGCCGCTGCTCGGCCAACACCGTGCGCCTGACCGCCGAGACCGGCATTTTCGACTGGATTTCCGATACTTACGACGACGACCTGCCCTATTGGCTGGAAGTCGGCGCGCGCGATCAGCTCGTCATCCCCTATACGCTCGAGGCCAATGACATGCGCTTCGCCACCTCGCCGGGCTGGATCGAGGGCGAGATGTTCTTCCAATATCTCAAGGACAGTTTCGACACGCTCTACGCCGAGGGCCTCGAGGGCCGCGCCAAGATGTTCTCGATCGGGCTGCACAACCGGCTGATCGGCCGCCCCGGCAAGGTCGCGGGGCTCAAGCGCTTCCTCGATTACGCCCGCACCCATGACGGCGTGTGGTTCGCGACCCGCGGCCAGATCGCCGCGCATTGGGCCGCCACCCACCCCCATCGCCGCTTCGCCCGCCCGAGCCAGATGACCCGCGGCCAGTTCGTCAACGCCTTCGGCGCGATCTACGAGCACAGCCCCTGGATCGCCGAGCAGGCCTGGGATCTCGAGCTCGGCCCCGCCCATGACAGCGCGGTGGGCCTTGGCAACGCCCTCGCCCGCGCCTTCCGCTCCGCCTCCGAGAGCCAGCGGCTGCGCGTGCTGCGCGCCCACCCCGATCTCGCCGGCAAACTCGCCCAGGCCAAACGCCTGACCGCGGAAAGCAGCGCCGAACAGGCCTCCGCCGGGCTCGATGCGCTCACCGACGCCGAGCGCGCCCGCTTCGAGGCGCTTAACACCGCCTATACCGCGCGCTTCGGCTTCCCCTTCATCATCGCCGTGCGCGACCATGACAAGGCGGGCATCCTGCGCGCCTTCGAGACCCGCCTCGCCAACGACGCCGACACCGAATTTGCCACCGCCTGCGCCCAGGTCGAACGGATCGCGGGCCTGCGCCTGAAGGATCTTCTGCCATGA
- a CDS encoding bifunctional allantoicase/(S)-ureidoglycine aminohydrolase — protein sequence MTGYYTPPGGLPPQTALMTGRAVFTEAYCVIPKGCFSEIVTSYLPGWEGTKLWLIARPMSGFSETFSQYVMEVAPDGGSDEPDPEPGAEHVLFVTEGEMWLSLDGQEYELAAGGYAYIPPGTAWRVKNGADHPLRFHWLRKLYDRVPGLTPPEAFVTNEREIAPTPMPDTQGRWATTRFVDPTDLRHDMHVNIVTFQPGGLIPFEETHVMEHGLYVLEGKAVYKLNRDWVEVEAGDFMWLRAYCPQACYAAGPGPFRYLLYKDVNRHAHLRGPFAR from the coding sequence ATGACCGGCTACTACACCCCCCCGGGCGGCCTGCCCCCGCAAACCGCGCTGATGACCGGCCGCGCCGTCTTCACCGAGGCCTATTGCGTGATCCCGAAGGGCTGCTTTTCGGAGATCGTGACGAGCTACCTGCCCGGCTGGGAGGGCACGAAACTCTGGCTGATCGCCCGCCCGATGAGCGGCTTTTCCGAGACCTTCTCGCAATATGTCATGGAGGTCGCCCCCGATGGCGGCTCGGACGAGCCCGACCCGGAGCCCGGCGCCGAACATGTGCTCTTCGTCACCGAGGGCGAGATGTGGCTCTCGCTCGACGGGCAGGAATATGAGCTCGCCGCGGGGGGCTATGCCTATATCCCGCCGGGCACCGCCTGGCGCGTCAAGAACGGCGCCGACCACCCGCTGCGCTTCCATTGGCTGCGCAAACTCTACGACCGCGTGCCCGGCCTGACGCCGCCCGAGGCCTTCGTGACCAATGAGCGCGAGATCGCGCCCACGCCGATGCCCGACACCCAGGGCCGCTGGGCGACCACCCGCTTTGTCGACCCGACCGACCTGCGCCACGACATGCATGTCAATATCGTCACCTTCCAACCCGGCGGGCTGATCCCCTTCGAGGAAACCCATGTCATGGAGCACGGCCTCTATGTCCTTGAAGGCAAAGCGGTTTACAAACTCAACCGCGATTGGGTCGAGGTCGAGGCGGGCGATTTCATGTGGCTGCGCGCCTATTGCCCGCAGGCCTGCTACGCCGCCGGGCCGGGGCCGTTCCGCTACCTGCTTTACAAGGATGTGAACCGCCACGCCCATCTGCGCGGCCCCTTCGCGCGCTGA
- a CDS encoding glycerate kinase type-2 family protein yields MDAEGLLRAMFGAAVAAADPMRVLPRVLGPRPGGRVVVVGAGKASARMAEAVEAAWGPCEGLVITRYGYARPCRGIEIVEAGHPIPDAAGVAATERMLGLLRGLGAEDFVLALISGGGSALLCAPAPGLGLAEKQALTGALLASGARISEINLVRKHLSAVKGGQLAAAAYPARLRALLISDVPGDDPAAIASGPTVGEAQGAGAAAAVLARYGIAPPAAVLAAGAGVIAPGDARLGRAETEVIAAPGASLAAAAEVARAAGCAVEILGDALEGEAREVGRAQARAALARRGAGPLVLLSGGECTVTQTPGARGVGGPNAEFALAAALELAGAAGIWGIACDTDGVDGAAEVAGAVFGPETLARGAAAGQDPARALAEHDSHGFFAAAQGAVVTGPTLTNVNDFRALLVLPAER; encoded by the coding sequence ATGGACGCAGAGGGCCTGTTGCGGGCGATGTTTGGCGCGGCGGTGGCGGCGGCCGATCCGATGCGGGTCTTGCCGCGGGTTTTGGGGCCGCGGCCGGGGGGCCGGGTCGTGGTGGTCGGCGCGGGCAAGGCTTCGGCGCGGATGGCCGAGGCCGTCGAGGCGGCTTGGGGGCCTTGCGAGGGGCTGGTGATCACGCGCTATGGCTATGCGCGGCCGTGCCGGGGGATCGAGATCGTCGAGGCGGGCCATCCGATCCCCGATGCGGCGGGGGTGGCGGCGACGGAGCGGATGCTCGGGCTCTTGCGGGGGCTTGGCGCGGAGGATTTCGTGCTGGCGCTGATCTCGGGCGGGGGCTCGGCGCTTCTCTGTGCGCCGGCGCCGGGGCTGGGTTTGGCGGAGAAACAGGCGCTGACGGGGGCGCTTCTGGCCTCGGGCGCGCGGATTTCGGAGATCAATCTGGTGCGCAAGCATCTGAGCGCGGTGAAGGGCGGGCAGCTTGCGGCGGCGGCCTATCCGGCGCGGCTGCGGGCGCTTTTGATCTCGGATGTGCCGGGCGATGACCCGGCGGCGATCGCCTCGGGGCCGACGGTGGGCGAGGCCCAAGGCGCGGGGGCGGCGGCGGCGGTTCTGGCGCGCTACGGGATCGCGCCGCCTGCGGCGGTTTTGGCGGCGGGGGCGGGGGTGATTGCGCCGGGCGATGCGCGGCTCGGGCGGGCCGAGACGGAGGTGATCGCGGCGCCAGGGGCCTCGCTGGCGGCGGCGGCGGAGGTTGCGCGGGCGGCGGGCTGCGCGGTCGAGATCCTCGGCGATGCGCTCGAGGGCGAGGCGCGGGAGGTGGGCCGGGCGCAGGCGCGTGCGGCCTTGGCGCGGCGCGGGGCGGGGCCGCTCGTGCTCCTCTCCGGGGGCGAATGCACGGTGACGCAGACGCCCGGCGCGCGCGGGGTCGGGGGCCCGAACGCGGAATTCGCGCTCGCGGCGGCGCTCGAGCTTGCCGGTGCGGCGGGGATCTGGGGGATCGCCTGCGATACCGACGGGGTCGATGGCGCGGCCGAGGTGGCGGGGGCGGTCTTCGGCCCCGAGACGCTCGCGCGCGGGGCCGCGGCGGGGCAGGACCCCGCGCGCGCCTTGGCCGAGCATGACAGCCACGGCTTCTTCGCGGCGGCGCAGGGCGCGGTGGTGACCGGGCCGACGCTCACCAATGTCAACGATTTCAGGGCGTTGCTGGTTCTTCCGGCAGAACGGTGA
- a CDS encoding urate hydroxylase PuuD, whose translation MLDYTFWLEWAQFAVRWVHVITAIAWIGSSFYFIALDLGLRPEAGAPRGVHGAAWQVHGGGFYHIQKYLVAPERMPSELTWFKWESYATWLSGFAMLILVYWLGAEFFLVDPRVADIPVWAAVAISFGSLVFGWLAYDFICKTRFGDDNTRLMVALYVILVALAWGYTQVFSGRAALLHLGALTATIMSGNVFLIIIPNQKIVVADLVAGRVPDPKYGKIAKQRSTHNNYLTLPVLFMMVSNHYPLAFSSAWNWLIAALVFLMGVTIRHFFNSHHAHKGTPWWTWGVTAVLFALVVWLSSLGPGDEAVGLDEAALAPAQARFVQAPGFDEVAGIVMGRCSMCHAAEPGFDGIGRAPKGVHLETPAQIAAAARQIYVQSGLTHAMPPANLSLMEEAERAAIRAWYRQAMGLASAG comes from the coding sequence ATGCTCGATTATACCTTCTGGCTGGAATGGGCGCAGTTTGCCGTGCGCTGGGTGCATGTGATCACGGCGATCGCCTGGATCGGGTCGTCGTTCTATTTCATCGCGCTGGATCTCGGTCTGCGGCCGGAGGCGGGGGCGCCGCGGGGCGTGCATGGCGCGGCTTGGCAGGTGCATGGCGGCGGGTTCTACCACATCCAGAAATATCTCGTGGCGCCCGAGCGGATGCCGAGCGAGCTGACCTGGTTCAAATGGGAAAGCTACGCGACCTGGCTGTCGGGGTTTGCGATGCTGATCCTGGTCTATTGGCTCGGGGCGGAGTTCTTTCTGGTCGACCCGCGGGTGGCGGATATTCCGGTCTGGGCGGCGGTGGCGATCTCCTTCGGGTCGCTGGTTTTTGGCTGGTTGGCCTATGATTTCATTTGCAAAACCCGGTTCGGGGATGACAACACGCGGCTGATGGTGGCGCTTTATGTGATCCTCGTGGCACTGGCCTGGGGCTATACGCAGGTGTTCTCGGGGCGCGCGGCGCTTTTGCATCTGGGGGCGCTGACGGCGACGATCATGTCGGGGAACGTGTTTCTCATCATCATCCCGAACCAGAAAATCGTTGTGGCGGATCTTGTGGCGGGGCGGGTGCCGGACCCCAAATATGGGAAGATCGCCAAGCAGCGCTCCACCCATAACAACTATCTGACGCTGCCGGTGTTGTTCATGATGGTGTCGAACCACTATCCGCTGGCTTTCTCGAGCGCGTGGAACTGGCTGATCGCGGCGCTGGTGTTTCTGATGGGGGTGACGATCCGGCATTTCTTCAACAGCCATCATGCGCACAAGGGCACGCCCTGGTGGACCTGGGGGGTGACGGCGGTTCTGTTTGCTCTGGTGGTCTGGCTCTCCTCGCTCGGCCCGGGCGACGAGGCGGTGGGGCTTGATGAGGCCGCTTTGGCGCCGGCGCAGGCGCGGTTTGTGCAGGCGCCGGGGTTTGACGAGGTTGCCGGGATCGTGATGGGGCGGTGTTCGATGTGCCATGCGGCGGAGCCGGGGTTCGACGGGATCGGGCGGGCGCCGAAGGGGGTGCATCTCGAGACGCCGGCGCAGATCGCGGCCGCCGCGCGGCAGATCTATGTGCAATCGGGGCTGACCCATGCGATGCCGCCGGCGAATCTGAGCCTGATGGAGGAGGCTGAACGCGCGGCCATTCGGGCCTGGTATCGGCAGGCGATGGGGCTGGCTTCAGCAGGCTGA
- the uraH gene encoding hydroxyisourate hydrolase, whose amino-acid sequence MDGYLTTHVLDTARGQPAKGLRVVLFALEGGARRLVAEAQTNADGRTDAPILPRGAFAPGVYELEFHAGDYLRASGQAGAEPLFLDIVPIRFGISDPQAHYHVPLLLSPYGFSTYRGS is encoded by the coding sequence ATGGACGGATATTTGACGACGCATGTGCTCGATACGGCGCGCGGCCAGCCCGCCAAGGGGCTGCGGGTGGTGCTTTTTGCGCTCGAAGGGGGCGCACGGCGGTTGGTGGCGGAGGCGCAGACCAATGCCGACGGGCGCACCGATGCGCCGATCCTGCCGCGCGGGGCCTTCGCGCCGGGGGTTTACGAGCTCGAGTTCCACGCCGGGGATTACCTGCGCGCGAGCGGGCAGGCGGGGGCGGAGCCGCTTTTCCTCGACATCGTGCCGATCCGTTTCGGGATTTCGGACCCGCAGGCGCATTATCATGTGCCGCTGCTGCTCTCGCCCTATGGGTTCAGCACCTATCGGGGGAGCTGA
- a CDS encoding bifunctional metallophosphatase/5'-nucleotidase: protein MIARFLASAAVLALSAGAASADYTLHILHTNDLHSRIEPINKYDSTCGAEDEAEGKCFGGIARVAAKVAELRDQITAEGGHVIVLDAGDQFQGSLFYTTYKGADTAEFMTDIGYDAMAVGNHEFDDGPAALAAFIEKVKFPVISGNLDLSNSAELKGKVAKHAVLEVGGEKIGVISALATDTVETSSPGPNVIFQAEADSLAAEAAALEAEGVTKIIALTHTGFVKDKALAAVPGVDAVVGGHSHTLFSNTEEGAEAYPTMVGAVPVVSAYAYSKYLGHLVLTFDDAGVLKEAKGDTILLDASVTPDAAVAARVAELAKPLQEMREKVVAEAAAEIDGARENCRLKECAMGNLIAEAMLDRVKDQGVTIAIQNGGGVRASIDAGPVTMGEVLTVLPFQNTLSTFEAKGSTIVAALENGASQMEEGAGRFAQVAGLKYTVDPAAAVGARISEVMVRSGEDWAPIDPEAVYGVVTNNYVRTGGDGFKMFDAEGMKAYDFGPDLADVTAEYLAKVGPYSPVLDGRITVK from the coding sequence ATGATTGCTCGTTTTCTCGCTTCGGCGGCCGTTTTGGCGCTTTCGGCCGGGGCGGCATCGGCCGATTACACGCTGCATATCCTGCACACCAACGATCTGCACAGCCGGATCGAGCCGATCAACAAATACGATTCGACCTGTGGCGCCGAGGATGAGGCCGAGGGCAAATGTTTTGGCGGCATCGCGCGGGTGGCGGCGAAAGTGGCCGAGCTGCGCGATCAGATCACGGCCGAGGGCGGCCATGTGATCGTGCTCGATGCGGGCGACCAGTTCCAGGGCTCGCTGTTTTACACGACCTACAAGGGCGCCGATACGGCAGAGTTCATGACCGATATCGGCTATGATGCCATGGCTGTCGGCAACCATGAGTTCGATGACGGCCCGGCGGCGCTGGCCGCCTTCATCGAAAAGGTCAAGTTCCCTGTCATTTCGGGCAACCTCGATCTGTCGAACTCGGCCGAGCTGAAGGGCAAGGTCGCCAAACATGCGGTGCTCGAGGTGGGGGGCGAGAAGATCGGGGTGATCTCGGCGCTCGCGACCGATACGGTCGAGACCTCCTCGCCCGGGCCGAATGTGATCTTCCAGGCCGAGGCCGACAGCCTTGCGGCGGAGGCGGCGGCGCTCGAGGCCGAGGGGGTGACGAAGATCATCGCGCTCACGCATACGGGCTTCGTGAAGGACAAGGCGCTCGCGGCGGTGCCCGGGGTCGATGCGGTCGTGGGCGGGCATTCGCACACGCTCTTTTCCAACACCGAGGAGGGGGCGGAGGCCTATCCGACGATGGTCGGCGCGGTGCCGGTGGTGTCGGCCTATGCCTATTCGAAATATCTCGGCCATCTGGTTTTGACCTTTGACGACGCGGGCGTGCTGAAGGAGGCCAAGGGCGACACGATCTTGCTCGATGCCTCGGTGACGCCCGATGCGGCGGTCGCGGCGCGGGTGGCGGAGCTGGCCAAGCCGTTGCAGGAGATGCGCGAGAAGGTGGTGGCGGAGGCCGCGGCCGAGATCGACGGCGCGCGGGAGAACTGCCGGCTGAAGGAATGCGCGATGGGCAATCTGATCGCCGAGGCGATGCTCGACCGGGTCAAGGATCAGGGCGTGACGATCGCGATCCAGAACGGCGGCGGCGTGCGCGCCTCGATCGATGCGGGGCCGGTGACGATGGGCGAGGTGCTCACGGTTCTGCCGTTCCAGAACACGCTCTCGACCTTTGAGGCCAAGGGCTCGACCATCGTTGCGGCGCTGGAAAACGGCGCGAGCCAGATGGAGGAGGGCGCGGGGCGGTTTGCGCAGGTTGCGGGGCTGAAATACACCGTCGACCCGGCGGCCGCGGTGGGCGCGCGGATCTCGGAGGTGATGGTGCGCTCGGGCGAGGATTGGGCGCCGATCGACCCCGAGGCGGTCTATGGCGTGGTCACGAACAACTATGTCCGCACCGGTGGCGACGGGTTCAAGATGTTCGATGCCGAGGGGATGAAGGCCTATGATTTCGGGCCCGATCTCGCCGATGTCACGGCGGAGTATCTGGCCAAGGTCGGGCCCTATAGCCCGGTTCTCGATGGTCGCATCACGGTGAAGTGA
- a CDS encoding methyl-accepting chemotaxis protein, which produces MTTIQASLPFYRSVFFKTLMMTFAATIFAATSLGIANYRSARATAVLEAREHVAALTPLIARQISGALRFSKAEPADDAFKALIADSDGEGLGAIALLADGTVLAEIDAGGAPAQLKATAATALSTQSPARSPDELTYAIPVKVGETNVGAIAIAWSDKRAIAVINAQLLKSIAITTVIALISQTLIGWALHRGLARPLTRVNGAMARVSAQDYALTIPETGRQDEIGAIARSLSAFRDDLAASEEANRLALIRGAALSAGTTAFMLTDNDHRITYMNAAMRHLLHKHAAALRELQPGFDPETLLGTRADQILPSAHQTAAPLDGGATETLRLEQELASGALTVLINPVFDADGGKIGHVSEWLDVTESRQNAAILEAMDTTQVRAEFTADGKLLQANALFCKMLGAPLDTLRMRDFAPLLRDAGGSDAIFARLARGDQIVGPLSLERAPQPLAHLDAVFGPIRDRSGTVIKQVLLGTDITEIVEERTRIEAARAADQADQRNVIDTLRAALEHLSEGDLTRPIDTVFPGEYETLRQDFNRATATLRSAMQSVLEKADSIRSETGQISHAAEDLSRRTEQQAATLEETAAALNELTASVVSAAEGAKRANEMVSQAKKHAETSGEVVHEAVLAMGEIEQSSNKISRITGVIDEIAFQTNLLALNAGVEAARAGEAGRGFAVVASEVRALAQRSSDAAREIASLISSSSTQVKRGVELVGQAGETLNGIQTSVADIYTTVADIAGSTSEQSAGLAEINTAVNQLDQVTQQNAAMFEQTSAAHQSLLQEADSLGTTMARFRLGAPGAAAPLAMPAPPPARASAPHLKAVASARKPAGPNVAPQAEANPPIAFSSVRRNSAARALKPVRTEDDWEDF; this is translated from the coding sequence ATGACCACGATCCAGGCCTCCCTCCCCTTCTACCGCTCGGTGTTCTTCAAGACCCTGATGATGACCTTCGCCGCGACGATCTTCGCCGCGACGAGCCTCGGCATCGCCAATTACCGCAGCGCCCGCGCCACCGCCGTGCTCGAGGCGCGCGAGCATGTCGCCGCACTGACCCCGCTGATCGCGCGGCAGATCAGCGGCGCGCTGCGCTTTTCCAAGGCGGAGCCCGCCGATGACGCTTTCAAGGCGCTGATCGCGGATTCGGATGGGGAAGGCCTTGGCGCCATCGCGCTGCTGGCCGACGGAACCGTCCTCGCCGAGATCGATGCCGGCGGCGCCCCCGCGCAACTCAAGGCCACCGCCGCCACCGCGCTGAGCACCCAGAGCCCGGCCCGCTCGCCCGACGAGCTCACCTACGCGATCCCGGTGAAAGTCGGGGAAACCAATGTCGGCGCCATCGCCATCGCCTGGAGCGACAAGCGCGCCATCGCCGTGATCAACGCCCAGCTTCTCAAGAGCATCGCGATCACCACCGTGATCGCCCTGATCAGCCAAACGCTGATCGGCTGGGCCCTGCATCGCGGCCTGGCCCGCCCGCTGACCCGCGTCAACGGCGCCATGGCCCGCGTCTCGGCGCAAGATTACGCCCTCACCATCCCCGAAACCGGCCGCCAGGATGAAATCGGCGCGATCGCCCGCTCGCTCAGCGCCTTCCGCGACGACCTCGCCGCCTCGGAGGAGGCCAACCGCCTCGCCCTGATCCGCGGCGCCGCGCTGAGCGCCGGCACCACCGCCTTCATGCTGACCGACAACGATCACCGCATCACCTACATGAACGCGGCGATGCGCCACTTGCTGCACAAACACGCCGCCGCCCTGCGCGAGCTGCAGCCCGGCTTCGACCCCGAGACCCTGCTCGGAACCCGCGCCGATCAAATCCTGCCCTCGGCCCACCAGACCGCCGCCCCTCTCGACGGCGGCGCGACCGAGACCCTGCGCCTCGAACAAGAGCTCGCCTCCGGCGCGCTGACCGTGCTGATCAACCCGGTCTTCGATGCCGACGGCGGGAAGATCGGCCATGTGTCGGAATGGCTCGATGTCACCGAATCGCGCCAGAACGCCGCCATTCTCGAGGCGATGGATACCACCCAGGTCCGCGCCGAATTCACCGCCGACGGCAAATTGCTGCAAGCCAACGCGCTGTTTTGCAAGATGCTCGGTGCCCCCCTCGACACGCTGCGGATGCGCGATTTCGCCCCGCTCCTGCGCGATGCAGGCGGCTCGGACGCGATCTTTGCCCGCCTCGCGCGGGGCGACCAGATCGTCGGCCCCCTGTCGCTTGAGCGCGCCCCGCAACCGCTCGCGCATCTCGACGCCGTCTTCGGCCCGATCCGCGATCGCAGCGGCACCGTGATCAAACAGGTGCTGCTCGGCACCGACATCACCGAGATCGTCGAGGAACGCACCCGCATTGAAGCCGCGCGCGCCGCAGATCAGGCCGATCAGCGCAACGTGATCGACACCCTGCGCGCCGCGCTCGAGCACCTCTCCGAAGGCGACCTGACCCGGCCCATCGACACCGTGTTCCCCGGCGAATACGAAACCCTGCGCCAGGATTTCAACCGCGCGACCGCGACCCTGCGCAGCGCCATGCAAAGCGTGCTCGAGAAAGCCGATTCGATCCGCTCGGAAACCGGCCAGATTTCCCACGCCGCCGAAGATCTGTCGCGCCGCACCGAACAACAAGCCGCGACCCTCGAGGAAACCGCCGCCGCGCTGAACGAGCTGACCGCTTCGGTCGTCTCCGCGGCCGAGGGCGCCAAACGCGCCAACGAAATGGTCTCTCAAGCCAAGAAACACGCCGAGACCAGCGGCGAGGTGGTGCACGAGGCGGTGCTCGCCATGGGCGAGATCGAGCAAAGCTCGAACAAGATCTCCCGCATCACCGGCGTGATCGACGAGATCGCCTTCCAGACCAACCTGCTCGCCCTCAACGCGGGCGTCGAAGCGGCCCGCGCGGGCGAAGCCGGTCGCGGCTTCGCCGTCGTCGCCTCCGAGGTCCGCGCCCTCGCGCAACGCTCCTCGGACGCCGCGCGTGAAATCGCCAGCCTGATCTCCTCCTCCTCGACGCAGGTCAAACGCGGCGTCGAACTCGTCGGCCAGGCGGGCGAAACCCTGAACGGCATCCAGACCTCGGTTGCGGACATCTATACCACCGTTGCGGATATCGCCGGTTCGACCAGCGAGCAATCGGCGGGCCTTGCCGAGATCAACACCGCGGTGAACCAGCTCGATCAGGTGACCCAGCAAAACGCCGCGATGTTCGAGCAAACCTCGGCCGCCCATCAGTCGCTCCTGCAAGAGGCCGACAGCCTCGGCACGACCATGGCCCGCTTCCGCCTCGGCGCCCCGGGCGCGGCAGCCCCCCTCGCGATGCCCGCGCCGCCCCCCGCGCGCGCCTCGGCGCCGCATCTCAAAGCGGTTGCGAGCGCGCGCAAACCGGCCGGCCCGAACGTAGCCCCCCAAGCGGAGGCCAATCCGCCGATCGCCTTCAGCTCGGTGCGCCGCAACTCCGCCGCCCGCGCCCTGAAGCCCGTCCGGACGGAAGACGACTGGGAAGACTTCTGA